A genomic stretch from Desulfolutivibrio sulfodismutans DSM 3696 includes:
- a CDS encoding helix-turn-helix domain-containing protein codes for MVRRGLRVTDVAQGAGVDKSYVSHFLAGRRRGRVVREYLIRIGCPATFLGEDVRKVA; via the coding sequence ATGGTCCGTCGGGGGTTGCGCGTGACGGATGTGGCGCAGGGGGCCGGCGTGGACAAATCCTACGTGAGCCATTTTCTGGCGGGTCGAAGGCGTGGACGTGTTGTTCGCGAATACCTGATCCGGATCGGATGTCCGGCGACCTTCCTGGGCGAGGATGTCCGGAAAGTTGCTTAA
- a CDS encoding phage protein GemA/Gp16 family protein, whose amino-acid sequence MSEQALRKEAPVARANFVSCAAIYNMQTCILFGTLLPAAGLSYEQDKEAVLDLFERITRRRASWSKLSLGERNLSLDALAAKLPEHVAVEVPLLPKRLHAWRKGDPANGYERLDIPAGPLARQKRYVVTLWCLLGYEPKRLDARVSKQFGVEKFVWLSDPAALATLAKDLWSRCKRAGIDPEPA is encoded by the coding sequence ATGTCTGAGCAGGCGCTACGTAAGGAAGCTCCGGTCGCACGGGCGAATTTTGTGAGCTGCGCGGCCATCTACAACATGCAGACGTGCATCCTCTTCGGCACGCTGCTCCCGGCCGCCGGACTCTCCTATGAGCAGGACAAGGAAGCGGTCCTGGATCTTTTCGAGCGGATCACGCGCCGCCGCGCCTCCTGGTCAAAGCTCTCCCTGGGCGAACGCAACCTTTCGCTCGACGCCCTGGCCGCCAAGCTGCCCGAGCATGTGGCCGTGGAGGTGCCTCTTTTGCCCAAGCGGCTGCACGCCTGGCGCAAGGGCGATCCGGCAAACGGCTACGAGCGCCTGGACATCCCGGCCGGGCCGTTGGCCCGGCAAAAGCGCTACGTCGTCACCTTGTGGTGCCTGCTCGGCTACGAGCCCAAACGTCTCGACGCCCGGGTGTCCAAACAATTCGGCGTGGAAAAATTCGTGTGGCTGTCCGACCCGGCCGCCCTGGCCACCCTGGCCAAGGACTTGTGGTCCCGCTGCAAGCGGGCAGGCATCGACCCGGAGCCAGCGTGA
- a CDS encoding host-nuclease inhibitor Gam family protein — protein MMEKQAILDQGEELLGRLARAETERDAVAMEYARAQESLKAVYAGKLQPLVEKVKALGKNIPRFAKKHHTTLFKESDLVTLPSGELRYAESKAVVHGRSVTVEVLRELGYLDGIHVEESVDWDVLDGWSDEKLLAAGTNRKDVKAYTWELKREEQS, from the coding sequence ATGATGGAAAAACAGGCGATACTGGACCAGGGCGAAGAGCTGCTTGGCAGGCTGGCCAGGGCCGAGACGGAACGGGACGCCGTGGCGATGGAATACGCCAGGGCGCAGGAGAGCCTGAAGGCAGTGTATGCCGGAAAACTACAGCCGCTTGTCGAGAAGGTCAAAGCCCTGGGCAAGAACATCCCCCGGTTTGCCAAGAAACACCACACCACACTTTTCAAGGAGTCCGATCTGGTGACGCTGCCCTCGGGGGAGCTGCGTTACGCGGAATCGAAGGCGGTGGTCCACGGCCGGTCGGTCACAGTCGAGGTGCTGCGGGAGCTTGGCTACCTGGACGGCATCCATGTTGAAGAGTCTGTGGATTGGGATGTCCTGGACGGCTGGTCGGATGAAAAGCTCCTGGCGGCCGGGACCAATCGTAAGGACGTCAAGGCATACACCTGGGAACTGAAACGGGAGGAACAGTCATGA
- a CDS encoding ATP-binding protein: MKSVFIETKNVAAFRRAVLSVEDTERGQPGFVLAWGQAGRGKTFAARNSHAERGGVYLSAWEAMSHAAFLSRLHFEATGAKGPHAAHACKVRIIEVLEKRRMQGVATTIYMDEADRLPFGLIEHLRDIHEATGAAVILIGEEELLGLLSQRRRIWSRVTQEVSFVAADDGDIASFAMEAAGLDLTPQATAMIRTTSDGDMRLVRNMVQLLEQAARARETGLVDDAMVAAIQKTKSWRRS, translated from the coding sequence ATGAAGTCGGTATTTATCGAGACCAAAAACGTGGCCGCGTTTCGTCGCGCGGTGCTGTCCGTCGAGGACACCGAGCGCGGCCAGCCCGGATTCGTGCTGGCCTGGGGCCAGGCCGGAAGGGGCAAGACCTTCGCGGCCCGGAACAGCCATGCCGAGCGCGGCGGGGTCTACCTGTCGGCCTGGGAGGCCATGAGCCATGCGGCGTTTCTGTCCCGGCTGCACTTCGAGGCCACGGGAGCCAAGGGGCCCCATGCCGCCCACGCCTGCAAGGTGCGGATCATCGAAGTTCTGGAGAAGCGGCGGATGCAAGGCGTGGCCACCACCATCTACATGGACGAGGCGGACAGGCTGCCGTTCGGCCTGATCGAACACCTGCGGGACATCCACGAGGCCACGGGCGCAGCGGTCATCCTGATCGGCGAGGAGGAACTCCTCGGCCTTCTGTCGCAACGCCGCCGCATCTGGTCACGGGTCACGCAAGAGGTTTCGTTCGTCGCGGCGGACGATGGGGACATCGCCAGCTTCGCCATGGAGGCGGCGGGGCTGGATCTGACGCCCCAGGCCACGGCCATGATCCGCACCACGTCCGACGGTGACATGCGTCTGGTGCGCAACATGGTGCAGCTCCTGGAACAGGCGGCCAGGGCGCGGGAGACGGGTCTGGTCGACGATGCAATGGTCGCGGCGATCCAGAAGACGAAGTCCTGGAGGCGGTCATGA
- a CDS encoding Mu transposase C-terminal domain-containing protein, translating to MQLAGHGKSWRTIAYVAASLPADVRAAIIAHEAQNLPASPDPSEPALSEAQRAKALAKADLVRLYVEALTRAPHGNKTAARDGFMTAYHAGAWPRLLALLGRTSWKSIERWKLTSSATGSALRLADTRGGQRVASKLTERHCQLLLNLARHPNKPCISEVCRMAREAFKAAGLPDCHDVTMRRFLERWSRQNYGEWIFAREGKKAWNDKCCPYIERDYSKIAVGDILVADGHALNFEILDPETGQGRRMELVLWYDMASSYPCGWEILPTENVRSIAAAFRRACMRLGSFPKVAYLDNGKAFKARFFTGIDLSQTGLSGVFTELGVEPLFAWPYHGQSKTIERFFETFGELERWVPSYVGTGIDSKPPRLMRGEKLHRKVYDASGGRPLTLEEAHTAIAIWFDAYAERPQRGHLKGQAPRDVFEAGRGSGLTDADMQKLRMCMLSKSVRSIDRNGVSLHGKHYYHPLLHHLRHKVLVRYDDQGRDSILIYDEAGKQFICEATPRKSVHPAARILGNAEDQAILAEEIGLKKALEHQVTANARAFLKEVVLPETQSRMRLIEAKKTVPAAVPAPKAPDVVRIEEGKSAARAKLAEAPAYVPPAQIPAITTELDRYEYLFNLAVRDGVALREADADWMARYEQTGEYAACARGRYEQLRQVYARRRAIANGGVS from the coding sequence GTGCAATTGGCAGGGCATGGAAAGTCCTGGCGTACCATCGCGTATGTTGCTGCCTCCCTCCCCGCAGACGTCCGCGCGGCCATCATCGCCCACGAGGCCCAGAACCTTCCGGCATCTCCCGACCCGTCTGAACCGGCCCTGAGCGAGGCGCAACGCGCCAAGGCCCTGGCCAAGGCGGACCTTGTGCGGCTGTACGTCGAGGCCCTGACCAGGGCCCCGCACGGAAACAAGACCGCCGCCCGCGATGGATTCATGACCGCCTACCACGCCGGGGCTTGGCCACGGCTGCTGGCCTTGCTCGGGCGCACCTCCTGGAAGAGCATCGAACGTTGGAAGCTGACCAGCTCGGCAACCGGTTCCGCCCTGCGGCTGGCGGATACGCGCGGCGGACAACGGGTGGCGTCGAAGCTGACGGAGCGGCATTGTCAGCTTTTGCTCAATCTGGCGCGGCATCCCAACAAGCCGTGCATCTCCGAGGTGTGCCGGATGGCCCGCGAGGCCTTTAAGGCCGCCGGGCTCCCTGATTGCCACGATGTGACCATGCGCCGGTTCCTGGAACGCTGGTCCCGACAGAACTACGGGGAATGGATCTTTGCCCGCGAGGGCAAGAAGGCCTGGAACGACAAGTGCTGCCCGTACATCGAGCGCGACTATTCCAAGATCGCGGTGGGCGACATCCTGGTGGCCGACGGCCACGCCCTGAATTTCGAGATACTTGACCCCGAGACCGGCCAGGGGCGTCGAATGGAACTGGTCCTCTGGTACGACATGGCCAGTTCCTATCCCTGCGGTTGGGAAATTCTGCCCACGGAAAACGTGCGGTCCATTGCCGCCGCCTTTCGCCGGGCTTGCATGCGGCTCGGGAGCTTCCCCAAGGTCGCCTATCTGGACAACGGAAAGGCCTTCAAGGCGCGCTTTTTCACGGGCATCGACCTTTCCCAGACCGGCCTTTCGGGGGTGTTCACCGAGCTTGGCGTGGAACCGCTCTTCGCATGGCCCTACCACGGCCAATCCAAAACCATCGAGAGATTTTTCGAAACCTTCGGCGAGCTGGAACGGTGGGTTCCGTCCTATGTCGGGACCGGGATCGACAGCAAACCGCCTCGGCTCATGCGGGGCGAGAAGCTGCACCGCAAGGTGTATGACGCCTCGGGCGGACGCCCCCTGACTCTCGAAGAGGCCCATACGGCCATCGCCATCTGGTTCGACGCCTACGCCGAACGGCCCCAGCGCGGACATCTGAAGGGCCAAGCGCCTCGCGACGTTTTCGAGGCCGGACGCGGATCGGGATTGACGGACGCGGACATGCAAAAGCTGCGCATGTGCATGCTGTCCAAGAGCGTCCGCAGCATCGACCGCAACGGCGTCAGCCTGCACGGGAAGCACTACTACCATCCGCTTTTGCATCATCTGCGGCACAAGGTGCTGGTCAGATACGACGACCAGGGCCGGGATTCCATCCTGATTTACGACGAGGCCGGAAAGCAGTTCATCTGCGAGGCGACGCCGCGCAAAAGCGTGCATCCGGCGGCCCGAATCCTTGGAAATGCCGAGGATCAGGCCATCCTGGCCGAGGAAATCGGCCTGAAGAAAGCCCTGGAGCATCAGGTTACGGCCAACGCACGCGCATTCTTGAAAGAGGTGGTCCTGCCGGAGACGCAATCGCGGATGCGGCTGATCGAGGCCAAAAAGACCGTCCCTGCGGCCGTGCCTGCGCCGAAGGCCCCAGACGTGGTGCGCATCGAAGAAGGCAAGTCGGCGGCTCGGGCCAAGCTGGCCGAGGCCCCGGCTTATGTGCCCCCGGCGCAAATTCCCGCCATCACCACGGAGCTTGATCGCTACGAATACCTTTTCAATCTGGCTGTCCGGGACGGCGTGGCCTTGCGCGAGGCCGACGCCGACTGGATGGCCCGCTACGAGCAGACCGGGGAGTACGCTGCCTGCGCACGCGGCAGATACGAGCAATTGCGGCAGGTGTACGCGCGCCGCCGCGCCATAGCCAACGGGGGGGTGTCATGA
- a CDS encoding HU family DNA-binding protein produces the protein MTKLELIMRVKARLAADQKTKHVHEASVIGFVLDALGAEGRSILSAGGEMPLPGLGSIKTKERAARKGRNPRTGEPVAVPAKRTVKLEPGKALREALN, from the coding sequence ATGACCAAGCTGGAGTTGATCATGCGAGTCAAGGCGCGCCTGGCGGCGGACCAAAAGACCAAACACGTTCACGAGGCGTCGGTCATCGGCTTTGTGCTGGACGCCCTGGGCGCGGAAGGCCGGTCGATCCTGTCGGCGGGCGGCGAGATGCCCCTGCCCGGTTTGGGCAGCATCAAGACCAAGGAGCGCGCGGCCAGAAAAGGACGCAATCCTCGAACCGGCGAACCCGTGGCGGTTCCGGCCAAGCGGACGGTGAAGCTTGAGCCGGGCAAGGCCCTGCGGGAAGCGTTGAACTAA
- a CDS encoding host nuclease inhibitor protein codes for MAVAYCFTNGVVRINETCPDGALPIASGDACQLQRAVRDLAVHAWDGVIMLVPNLALAQDDSAKVAAVLDFSRRVEQSLRREQ; via the coding sequence ATGGCCGTCGCATATTGCTTCACCAACGGAGTGGTTCGCATCAACGAGACGTGCCCGGACGGTGCGCTCCCAATAGCTAGTGGCGATGCGTGTCAACTCCAGCGTGCCGTCCGTGATCTTGCGGTGCATGCATGGGATGGCGTGATTATGCTCGTTCCAAACCTTGCCTTGGCACAGGATGATAGTGCGAAAGTGGCCGCTGTGCTGGATTTCTCACGGCGCGTCGAACAAAGCCTGCGCCGGGAGCAGTAG